A region of the bacterium genome:
CCACCAGATAGGGGATGATGCCGACGGCCACCCCGAACCCCTCCTTGGCGCCGTCGACGAAGACCTCGTAGACGGGCACCTTGCGCCGGACGGCCGCCCACACGAACGCCACGATCACCAGGAATATCAGCGTGTTCGCCAGCAGCGCCGACTGGGTCTGCACCTGGTCGCGGTCCAGCTGCGCGAAGTAGGCCACCAGCCCGGCCACCACCGCCGTCATGACGCCCAGATAGCCCAGGATCACCGGGTCGTGCAGCCGCCGGCGCTGCACCAGCCCGGTCACCAGCAGGCCGGTCAGCGTGCTGCAGAAGGTGGCGATGAGGATCGGCAGGAAGACGTCGGTGGGGTCGGCGGCGCCCATCTGTGCGCGGTAGGTGAAGATGGTCACGGGCAGGATCGTCACGGCCGAGGTGTTGATCACCAGGAACAGGATCTGGTCGTCGCTGGCCGTGTCGTCGCTGGCGTTCAGCGACTGCAGCTCGCGCATGGCGTTCAGACCCAGGGGCGTGGCGGCGTTGTCCAGGCCGAGCATGTTGGCGGCCATGTTCATGGTGATGGCGCCCTCGGCCGCGTGTCCCGCCGGCACCGACGGGAAGAGGCGGCGCAACAGCGGGCCGAAGAGGCGCGCCAACAGCTCGACCGCGCCGCCCCGCTCGCCCAGGCGCATGAAGCCGAGCCAGAGGCACATGACCCCCGTCAGGCCCAGGGCGATCTCGAAGGCGGTTCCGGCCAGCTCGAACGTCGCACCCACCATGTCCGCGAAGACGCCGGTGTTGCCC
Encoded here:
- a CDS encoding spore maturation protein: MLNKIWAGFFFAALLAALVQALFLGNTGVFADMVGATFELAGTAFEIALGLTGVMCLWLGFMRLGERGGAVELLARLFGPLLRRLFPSVPAGHAAEGAITMNMAANMLGLDNAATPLGLNAMRELQSLNASDDTASDDQILFLVINTSAVTILPVTIFTYRAQMGAADPTDVFLPILIATFCSTLTGLLVTGLVQRRRLHDPVILGYLGVMTAVVAGLVAYFAQLDRDQVQTQSALLANTLIFLVIVAFVWAAVRRKVPVYEVFVDGAKEGFGVAVGIIPYLVAMLVAIGVFRASGALDLLLDGVRAAADGLGLDTRWVDGLPTALMKPLSGSGARGLLIETMQTHGADSFAGRVASVVQGSTETTFYVLAVYFGSVGIRRTRHALACGLAADAAGVLAAILVTYLFFA